One genomic segment of Theobroma cacao cultivar B97-61/B2 chromosome 6, Criollo_cocoa_genome_V2, whole genome shotgun sequence includes these proteins:
- the LOC18596203 gene encoding omega-amidase, chloroplastic: MPTYIQGQQHQTSACASLNTMEVPTISKFKVGLCQLTVSSDKNQNLIRAHNLIKVAAQQGARLVVLPEMWNCPYSADDFAKYAEDFENGDSSPSFSVLSEVASCYGITIVGGSIPEWCNGRLYNTCCVFGPDGKLKAKHRKIHLFDIDVPGDISFKESDSFAAGDEPTIVDTDIGRIGIGICHDMRFPELAMLYRAKGAHIICYPGAFNMSTGDLLWELVQRARAADNQLFVATCSPSRDSAGCYAIWGHSTLVSPFGEIIATSEHEETVVVAEIDYSEIQRTRESLPLEKQRRADIYRFIEMDH, translated from the exons ATGCCTACTTACATACAAGGTCAACAGCATCAAACTTCAGCTTGTGCTTCCTTGAATACGATGGAAGTTCCCACTATTTCCAAG TTTAAAGTTGGGCTTTGCCAGTTGACTGTTAGTTCAGACAAGAATCAGAATCTAATCCGTGCCCACAATTTGATCAAAGTTGCTGCTCAGCAAGGTGCAAGGCTTGTCGTTTTACCC GAAATGTGGAACTGCCCTTACTCGGCTGATGACTTTGCTAAGTATGCTGaggattttgaaaatggagatTCCTCGCCCTCCTTTTCAGTGTTATCAGAGGTTGCTTCGTGCTATGGAATCACAATTGTTGGTGGGTCTATTCCAGAATGGTGCAATGGCCGGCTGTATAATACTTGCTGTGTTTTTGGACCAGATGGAAAGCTCAAGGCTAAGCATAGGAAG ATTCATCTGTTTGATATTGATGTCCCAGGAGATATTTCATTCAAGGAATCTGACTCCTTTGCTGCCGGAGATGAGCCTACGATTGTGGACACAG ACATTGGCCGAATTGGAATTGGAATTTGTCATGATATGCGCTTTCCAGAGCTTGCCATGCTTTACAGAGCAAAAG GGGCACATATTATATGCTATCCCGGGGCATTCAACATGAGTACTGGTGACTTGCTGTGGGAACTTGTACAGCGAGCAAG GGCAGCTGACAACCAG TTATTTGTTGCCACTTGTTCACCCTCTCGAGATTCTGCTGGTTGCTATGCAATATGGGGACATTCTACTCTTGTATCACCG TTTGGAGAGATAATTGCAACCTCAGAACATGAAGAGACAGTTGTGGTTGCAGAGATTGATTATTCTGAAATCCAACGTACCAG AGAGAGCCTTCCACTGGAGAAACAAAGACGAGCAGATATTTATCGGTTTATTGAAATGGACCATTGA